Within the Candidatus Eremiobacteraceae bacterium genome, the region CGGCTACATCACGATCCAACCTGCCTTCGATTTTCTGCTGTTCAACCTCGGCCCATACTGGCTCACCTTGGCCATCGTGCTCGCCATCGCGCTCATCATCGGCTGGGTGGCCGGCCGCGTGCTCGCGAGCCAGGCGCTCGCGCCCATCGTCGACGTCACCAACGCGCTGGACAGTCTCGCGCGCGGCGATTTCTCGCGCCGTACGCTGGTGCGCGGCGCGCCCGGCGAAGTCACCGCGCTCGCCAACGCGTACAACTCGGCCGCCGAACGGGTCGGCGCGGCGTTCGAGCAGCGCCGCAAGACCGAGGAAAGCATGCGCCAGTTCTCCGCCGACGCAGGGCACGAGCTGCGCACGCCGCTGACGGTGATCTCCGGCTACGTCTCCGTGCTGCGGCGCGGCGCGGTGACCGAGCCGCGCGTCGCCAACGACATCTTAGAAACGATCGCCGTCGAGACCGAACGCATGCGTCATCTCATCGACAAACTGCTCGCGCTCGCGCGCCTTGACAATCAACCGCATGCCGAGCTCGAACTGGTGGATGCGGCGCGCGTCGCGCGCGACGCCGCCGAGAGCTCGCGTCCGCTCGTGCCCGCAGGCGCGCTCTCCCTCGACGCTCCCGGTCCGTTGCAGGTGCGCGCCCATCCGGCAGAGCTGCGCGACGCGGTGCGCAATCTGATCGAGAACGCTGCCAAACATGCCCCCGGCGCCCACGTCGAGGTCAGTGCCCGGCGTGACGACGGGCGCGCGGTCATCGAAGTGAGCGACGACGGTCCCGGCATGCCGGCGGACGAGCAGGCCCACGCGTTCGAGCGCTTTTTCCGCGGCGAGATGCGCGGCGACGTCACCGGGTCGGGTCTGGGCCTGGCGATCGTCAAGACGGCGATGGAACGCATGGGCGGCAGCGCCGAATTGTGGAGCGAGTCCGGCAAGGGCACGACCGTGACCTTGAGCCTACCGCTGGCGCGACAAGGCCTAGCGGCGGATTAGCGGCAGCACGTCGGCCGTCGCCGGCGCAATGGCCGCTTCAAGCGCCTCGACCGCCATCGGATCGTACTTGTGCGGCGTCAGGGAGAGGATCTCGGCGACCGCCTCCTCATGCGACATGCCGGCTCCCTGCGGGCGCTGCGTCGTCAGCTCGACGTACTTGGTCGCGACCCCGACGATGCGCGCAGGGATGCAGATGTCGTTGCCGTGCAAGCCGCGCGGATAGCCGCTGCCGTCCAACAATTCGCAGTGCTGCTCGACGATCTCGGCGATCTGGCGATAGTCGCGCCAGCGCGCGACCAGCCGCGCACCGACCTCGATGTGGCGCGGCGTGCGCTGGCCGGGCATGGCGAGCATGCCGACGTCATGCAGCAGCGCGCCGCGGCGCAGCATCTCGAGCTCGACCGGCGGCAGTCCAAGCGCTTGACCCATCGCGGCCGCCATCTGCGCGGCGCGGCGCGAACGGCCGCTGTCGACGCCGTCGCGGTAGTCGACCGCGAACGCCAGCGCTTCGATGAGATCGCCGTTGATGCGATCGAGCTTGCCGATCTTGTCGAAGAACTCGATGTTCTCGTGCTCGAGCGCCGCGAGGTAACGCTCGGAGCGGGCGCGCAGCGCCGAGTACGAGAGGCGGATGACGACCAGCGGCACGATGAAATAGACGAGCGCGCTCCAATGCCGCGCCGCGATGTCGCCGGCCAACAAGTATCCGAGCCCGGTCAACGCGCAAAACGCCGTCAGCGCCCAACCGGCGATGCCGTCGCCCGCAAGCGCGAGCGAGGGTGGCCCCGAGCTGCGCATCAGCGCTGCCGGCGCGAGCACCTCCGCGGCGTATGCGGACAACGCGTAGAGCGCGCCGACGCCGAGCAGCGGCATGCCGAACGCGGCCGCCGTAGTGGCGAACACGCCGCCGACAAGCGGTCCGAACACCGATCCAGCGAGGATAAAGGCGCTGTCAGACCCGGTCAGCGCGCGCGAGGAAAGCAAGCGCGCGCCGCCGCGCGCGAATCCGACCAGCACGGCGGCCGGCGTGCCATAGAGCGCGAACGCGGCGACGACGATCGCCAACGACGGGCCGATGACGCGCCCGCCGGCGCGCATGATGTCGCCGGTGAACAGCTCCATGAAGACCGCGCACACGACCAACACGGCGAGCGTCGCCGGCGCATGCCACGCGGAAAGCGTCGCCCAGATGAGGGCTGTGGTCGCAAGGGCCGCGACTGCGCGAGGTGCGGCATCGGGCGCCGTCTCGAGCGACCAGAAAGTCGCCCGGGACCGCGCGAACGGCCCGCGCACCAAAGACAATGAAGAGCGGCGCACTTTGCTCACATCCAGTAGGACCTTTCGGGCATGCCACCTGTTACCCGGAACCATGCGCCAAAGGGCTACGTTCTCTCTTGGGAAAGCCGAAAACTGTGATAGGGGCGATACGTGCCCGGTTAGGGAGGACACAACTGTCTAGTATCGTGGGACGAATCGGGCTGGGTTGCTTGGCCGCCGCGTTTGCGGCGACGCTTGCGTTAGGCGTCGAGCCGCGCAACGCGCAGGCGACAAACGCTCCGATCACGGTGACGTTGGGCCTCGAGCGCAACGCCAAGATCACGCATCTGGCCGCCGGTGATTCCGTGGGTGTCGCGCCGGCAATCGTTCACGTGCACGTCGGCGATGCGATCGTCTTCGTCAACGCCGATCAGCAGGCGCAGCACACCGCGACCGGCCTGCCCGGTGCGGCGCGTTTCGGCGAACCGCGCTGGACCGAGGCCGTGCTCAAACCCTTCGGCACGATCGGCGCAGAGCCGTGGAGCAGCGGCGTCATCGCGCCCGGCGCCAGCTCGGCGCCGCTCGTCGCCGCGTCGCCCGGCACCTTCCTCTACGGCTGTTTCTTTCATTATTCAGCCGGAATGCGTGGCGAGATTATCGTCGAACCCTAGGGTCCCATGGAATTCCGCGAGCCGATCGAGCAGCTCATCCGCGACCCGCGCGAGTATACCAAGAACATCACATTTCCGCCGGCATCGGACTTGCGCATCTACGACACGTCGTTGCGCGACGGCGAGCAGATGTGCGGCATCGCCTATACGCCGGAGACCAAGTATGAGATCTGCCGGCGCCTGTCCGACATCGGCGTGCACATCATGGACGTCGGTTTCCCCGCCGTCTCCGATGATGAGCGCCGCTCGCTGCAGCTGATCATGAACGGCAAGCGCAAAGGCGAGATCCGCGAGGATCTCGACGTCGTCGTCATGTGCCGCTCGACGAGCAAGGACATCGACGCGACGCTGACCGCGCTGCACGAGATCCAGGTCGCGCCCAGCGCGGTCACGTTCTTCGTCTTCACCTCGGGCAGCGATCTGCACATGAAATACAAGATCGGCAAAGCGCTGCTCGCGCGCGAAGGCAAGTCCGAATCGGAGTGGCTCGACTTACCGCTGTCGTTCTTCCGGCAGGCGAACATCCGCATGCAGTGCGATGCGATCCGCTACGCGCGCGACCACGGCGTCGAACGCGTGGAGTTCGGCGGCGAAGACGGCAGCCGCGGCGACGTCGACTACTTCATCGAGCTGTTCAAAGCTGGCTTGGCCGCGGGCGCCACGCGGCCGTCATGGCCCGACACGGTCGGCTGCCTGACGCCCGAGGCGACGCGCTGGCACAGCACGCGCATCGTCGAAGCCATGCCCAAAGACGTCACGCTGCTCAACCACTTCCACAACGACTACGGTCTGGCCACCATCAATTGCATCACCTCGCTGGCGTGCGGCTTCAAGGCCTTCACGGTCACGGCCAACGGCTACGGCGAGCGCGCGGGCAACGTGCCGCTGCACCAAGTCGTCACCGCGCTCAAGGTCCTCTACGGCGTCGACATCCCCGGTTTCAAGTACAACAAGCTGTGGGAGCTGGCGCGTTTCATGGAATCGGTCTCCGGGTATCCTATCCAGGCGCACGAGCCGATCATCGGCGCCAACGTGTTCGCGCACGAATCGGGCATCCACACGCACGCCATGCTGATCGACCGGCGCATGTACGAAGCGGTGCCGGCGGAGCTGGTGGGCGGCCACATGCATTTCATCTACGGCAAGCACAGCGGGATGTCGGTCATCGAGGCTGCGCTCAAGAAGAACGAGGCCAAGCTCGCCAAGGCGGGAGTCACCGTGGACGCGGCGCTGGCCAAACGGGTGCTCGAAGAGGTCAAACGCGTGCGTGAGGAACGCGCACTGACTGGGCGCACGCACGACATCATCAATCA harbors:
- a CDS encoding HAMP domain-containing sensor histidine kinase; translation: MNSLANRLTAWYAIVLVALLAFVVVASSLILVRMLDQETHAMLMAPAANVRVLGTALGSNESALRLLAPAVANDLESLGLHGAVFDNEGRFLAGDIQQSTIGSEYVGVKRGVMPADRGPLRFVPYPGGYITIQPAFDFLLFNLGPYWLTLAIVLAIALIIGWVAGRVLASQALAPIVDVTNALDSLARGDFSRRTLVRGAPGEVTALANAYNSAAERVGAAFEQRRKTEESMRQFSADAGHELRTPLTVISGYVSVLRRGAVTEPRVANDILETIAVETERMRHLIDKLLALARLDNQPHAELELVDAARVARDAAESSRPLVPAGALSLDAPGPLQVRAHPAELRDAVRNLIENAAKHAPGAHVEVSARRDDGRAVIEVSDDGPGMPADEQAHAFERFFRGEMRGDVTGSGLGLAIVKTAMERMGGSAELWSESGKGTTVTLSLPLARQGLAAD
- a CDS encoding HD domain-containing phosphohydrolase produces the protein MSKVRRSSLSLVRGPFARSRATFWSLETAPDAAPRAVAALATTALIWATLSAWHAPATLAVLVVCAVFMELFTGDIMRAGGRVIGPSLAIVVAAFALYGTPAAVLVGFARGGARLLSSRALTGSDSAFILAGSVFGPLVGGVFATTAAAFGMPLLGVGALYALSAYAAEVLAPAALMRSSGPPSLALAGDGIAGWALTAFCALTGLGYLLAGDIAARHWSALVYFIVPLVVIRLSYSALRARSERYLAALEHENIEFFDKIGKLDRINGDLIEALAFAVDYRDGVDSGRSRRAAQMAAAMGQALGLPPVELEMLRRGALLHDVGMLAMPGQRTPRHIEVGARLVARWRDYRQIAEIVEQHCELLDGSGYPRGLHGNDICIPARIVGVATKYVELTTQRPQGAGMSHEEAVAEILSLTPHKYDPMAVEALEAAIAPATADVLPLIRR